Part of the Sciurus carolinensis chromosome 7, mSciCar1.2, whole genome shotgun sequence genome, gcgaaataaataaataaataatttaaaaataaaaattaagtgtaAGTTTCTATGTATTCTATGGTAGAATGTGATTATCAGGAGACAATCAGGATCGATCAGGAGAAAATTACTTTTACTATGGATCAGAAGTAGATCAGGCAGCCATAAGGAGCTAGGATTGAATGTTACcttgaattatttcatttctcttctttatgaGTCTCTGGTTCCTACAAAAGGTGGTGAGATAATAGTTCTTAACTCACAGGCCCCCGAGATTGAATGAGATGATGAATGGGAAATCATCAGCAGGGTTTGGCACTAACTGTTAGCTGCTATTATTCCAGAGCCAGGCACGTAGTAGGCATTCAGTAGGGGCCTGCTGAATCAATGAATCATCCAAACCAATCTCCCTGTTTACTTTTGTATAAATTGAGGCCTCCTATGGAGATGAGGAACTTATTCAACATGGCCAAATAGTGCAAAGACTCAAAGTTAAACGAGATGGAACCTGTGGAAGGGTGCTGTGCAGGCAACTGCACCAGATGCTAGTGTTCCTTCTACTTCTTGGGCTGCCACGTCTCCCCTGTATCTCTGATTCCTCGGGCTTGGCCATCCTTTTGGTAACCTAAACTCAATGTACCTCGAGTAGATAATCCCACAAAGGCATTTCTGTTTTGAAGTTATCAGTTAGACACAGGATCTTAAGACTGGAGAAAAGGAGCCAGGAATCTGAAGAATAAGCTGCCATCCGAGAGAAAGACAAAAGCCTATTCATTTCTCCCCCACCAtgctgagagaaaagaaagatggtgtGATTATCTCAAATGACAAGACAGGGTCCACACAGGAGGCAACTCTTACATGGGAACGTGCTGACGTCATCTTTGAAGAGACTCTGGGTCTCGCCTGTCTTGGCCATGAAACGGGTGAGTGCCCGCTCCACGTCGCGCCTCTGGACGCAGCCTTCTCCCGCAGGACCTGTAATCTGACACGGGCTTACGGTAGGTCTACAAGAGAACAGCAAAGACACCGGTGAGTCGAGGTGCCCTCTGCTCTCCACCGCAAGTCCTGGACTTGCTGCTGCTAGGTTCTTCTGCCCCCCAAAATGACCCGCTACCATTTACAGTAAAGATCTCCAGAGCACAGTGGAAGGGCAGAAAGAAGATGATGTAAccacacaaacatttattttaatcctaaaaattaagaaacatgcaaatatttataatagaGTTGACCTTAGCTTTCATTCAGTGCCTGTGAAAGCCGGTCCCAAGTGTAAAAGACACATCTTGGAGGAAGAATGGGAGTCCCCAGGGGAGCTGTGGCAGGGACTTGTGGTTCCATCAGTGTGATATGACATCCTGCAGCATGTGAGTGGCTGCCCATGTGTATTTGCAGATTGTACCATGCTGCTTTCTTAAACCCACCCTCTCAAGATGGACAATGTCTCAAGAGATTCCCTCAAGAAACACAAACTGGAGACATTATCCTCTGCTGCAAACGAACAAGAAAATGACAGACGCCACTCCTAATTATGAGCTTGCAGGAGATCATGCTATGGAAAATAATTGAGATCTAATCTGAATAAGAAGTTAGCTGAAACATGGTAAAGGTGACATTTTATCAATAACATGAAAGTATGAACTCTTCGAGATACAGAGACAAATCTTTTACAGGAGGCAATCAGAAACATTTTCACTTGTCACTGTCAACTTAAGTGTGTGCCCTCTAAAGTTCCTAGAGCCATGCTTAGACATGAACTTCTCTCAAATCTTCCCCAAATGAgaattatttattcaatcatttattcaggtactggggactgaactcagggaagctttacccctgagctacatccctagacttgttttaattttttgttttgaggcagggtctaagttgctgaagctgaccttgaacttgcaatcctcttgcctcagcctcccaaatcactgcgattactggcatgcaccaccatactctGCAAGATTATCTATTAATGTGAACTATTTTAGTACAATGTTACattataatatttatgaaaataaacaagcACATATTAGAATACATGTGTAATATTTTCACTATCAGGGACACACTataaaagagttaaaaaatgtcatgggttgaattgtgtactcatagaaaacattttagatatatttaaGTCCTAACCCCTAGCACATgagaatatgaatttatttagaaacaatcCCAAtcaatttgatccccagcaccatgaacaaataaaaacaatcccAAATTACCTATAATCTCACCAAAAATGACTAAGATATTTTGTGGAATATCCTTCCAGTTTATTTCTATATGGTTAAGTACTTTGGTATGTTTTGGTGGAACAGGCAATTTCAGGCTTCAATTTTTCAGTTATACTTTTGGAGGCAAATCTGAGAACATTTTTCTCACTTGTCATATTGCTTCTCAATGGGGAAAGATATTGTGAGTTCTGAACTGCTCTTTTACCAAAGATCTGAATTCCAGTCTGACAGACAGTAGCAGAATCCACTGCTCCTGGACACTGCTTTACAGTCACAGTCCCCAGTGTGGCGCCATCACTCACCGGAGTTTTGATGTAGGTGTGGGGATCAGGGAACTCAggaaaatggctggggatgtgtggCGGGTGGGGTCGGTTTTGCCCTGCAGTGAGAGCCTTGGGGGTCACTGGCTGATTGGTCACTGGAGCTGCAACAGAATCACAACTAGTTAGTCCTCTACTGAGGCCTGGTTTCTGCATATTATGGTCACTGTCCAAACTCCTTTTCTCACTGGACCACAATTTTCTAAACAACCAGCACTTTGTATTTCTATCAATAAAAGTCTTTTGACGGTTTAAGGACCTGAGAAGGTCACCCCCACTATTCAGGATTGCTAGATGAACCTGGTTGACATTTCCATCTACAACAATTTGCCCCCCAAAGCCTTTTAGGTAGATAGATTGGTGGCCGGAACCAAGGCAGGTACCTTAAAGAACATGCCGAAGAATTAAGATAGATGGGTTGCTAATTCTTTCTTCAGAGAATCTAGGGTGGCTGGAGgcacatagctcagtggtagggtatgTGCTTAACATGCaggaagccctaggttcaatccccagcaaacatacacacacacacacacacacacatacaaataaattggAGACCCCAAATAACACAGGCATACACTGAGCTGGAGAAAGTTAGTATGAGCTTAAGTGATTACTAAAGGAGATTGGAAAAGGCACCTTCCATTGCTACTCTGAGAGAGGAATTCTTTAAAAGATGCCAATGTGAAAAagtgactttaaagaaaaaaactccaGGGAATTCTTCCCAAGTCTTACAAACCCAAATTAGTTGCTCCCTATTTAGTTTATGGCACTCGGTTTTATCTAAGGCAGAGTCATCAAATTTTTTGTGTAAAGAGCCACactgtaaatattttgtattttgcaggCCATTGGGTCTGTCACAACTAAACTCTGCCATAACAGCACAAAAGCAATCACAGATAATAAATGTGGTTGAATAAAATTATaggaataaaactttatttacaaaaacaggccaCAGGCTGCATTGGCCATGGTTTACCAATCCTTTAATCTAAGGAAGAACAATAACATTCAGGTTTTTCAAGCAACATCATTTGCTCTTCTGGAGCTAAAGCACAAGAACTATATAGCACTAGATCAGAGATCGTTTTCCTGAAACCACCTGACTAAACTTCACATCCTAATCCTATAAACCAAGAAATAGGTTGGAGGTAGCCCTAAAGATTAGAAAGGAGCCTGCAACAAGGAAATAGCTACCAATCTGATCCCTGACCTAGTCAACTAATTCATTCCACAAGCATTAACTGAGCACTTACTGAGTATTTCAATTCAAAGTCACTTACGGGCAGTGATGACCATCCTCTGAGACCGTTTTGCATAAGCAGGGAGAGTGTCCACATTGAAACCTAAGAGACAAGAAAACACATCACTTTCCATCATCTGAACTTTGAATGGAAAGGGGAGTAATAGTGTGGAAAAACTACTTTAACTCCCACTCAACCACTGTACTATCCTTCAAAAGAAGCTCCAATGGAATCCCCCAACAGGTTCTCCTAGACCGGTTCATAGAAATCCTCTATATAACTCTCTCATGGTAAAGTACATCAGGAGAACCCTGAGGGAATCCAAGAACACTCAGCTGACATGGCCGATTCCTAAGGCCTCACCCTCTCTCATGACCTCCACTCAGGTGCATGGAAGAATTTGACACTGGGGGCATACTTACCCATCTCAACCAGAGTGACCACAATATCTGACAGCGTAGGCTGGGTCCTGGCTGTGTGCTCACAGTAAGACTTGGCACTCCTCCCAATTTCTGAAATGTCTATGAGGGGGATCAAAGGCATGAGGTCTTATtttcagttcctcaaaaagttaaatttagAATCACCATGAGAAGCAGCAATTCCACTTGTAGATCTATACCCAAATGAACTGAAAGCAGGGACTCAGAGATACTTACATacccatgtttgtagcagcattattcacaacagtcaaatGGTGGAAACAAATTAGTGTCCACTGACAAAATAATGGGTAAATTTGTGGTTCAtacacagaatggaatattattcaaccttcaAAAGGAATTAAACTTACACATGTTCAAGATGGATGAATTCTGaagacatgctaagtgaaataattcagacacaaaaagaaatactttaagaTTCCACATATATGAGATGCCTAGAAAAAGCAAATCTACACATAGAAAAAGTGtattagaagaaaggaaaaatggggTGTTATTGTTTATGGGTAGAGTTTCTGTTTGAAATGCTAAAAacttcaggaaatggataagtgTTGATGGTTGAACACTATGATGAATTTAATTAATACCAAGGAAttacacacttaaaaatggttaaaacaaGTCAGACatagtggtatatgcctataatcccagctacctagGAAGCTGAGatacattcaaggccagcctcagccacttagtaagaccatgtctcaaaataaaagggctgcagtggtacagtgctcttaggtttaatccctgggaacacacacacacatacacataaagagagaaacacacacacatgtgtgtgtgtgtatacatatatatatatacagagagagagagagagagagagagagagagagagagagagggagggagggagggaaagagagagagagagaaagagaaatagcagTAAGAGAACAATCAAGAGCTTtcaatcagggctggggatatagctcagtttgttgagtgcttgcctcgcgagcacaaggccctgggttcaaatccccagtaccggggaaaaaaaaaaaaaaaaaaaaaaaaaaagcaaagcttaCAATCTTCTTTTCTCAGAAcattaaaaacatacatatatatatatatatatatatatatatgtatataaaatcacTTATACCCACAACTCCATGAGGTGCAATTTATTACtcaatttcacaaatgaggaaactgaggtttggtAGGTTTAGTGATTTGCACCCAGGTCTATCTGATTCTAAAGTCTGTAAGTCACTTCACCATACCCATTTTCGTGGGGGTTTCAGCCACGTCCAGTGTGGATCGGGGAAGGGATAAAGCCAGAGGATGATGCTGGCTATAAATCAAATACCTATAAACTTATCtagtcaataaacacacaagagccaatgctcttttcaaatgggagggggCGTGATggatcaggccataccagatctggcctctaacaagatggagtagaccacctctcctttattttatagtcacacaggtaaaaggGGCCAAGACTGGgaagggcttcttctgtgatgaacaggatggggtggagttaggggagctcAAGGAAACTAGAATATCCCCTGAAGGTAAACCACTTCCACACAGGGCCACCTACTCCTGCATGGTCTGGAACAGTttcatggctgccagttcctgggagtcaggcctctgtgtctcATGGCTCAACCACGTCTGATTCTGCAAGatatggatggctccccacacattttttcttaaatcctCTCTATAGCTCTTGTAATGTAGGGCACAGAACTGATGGTGGGGCTGTCTACAAGACAGCCTAGTGTTTCCTGGTACTCACAGCTTTGCAGCATCTCTGTTAATGTTTCCACAGATGCTTTTTCAGCACTCTCAAACcctgcctctgtgagcaaggaGCTCACAACCACTTGTAGGGTTCTCCTCCGGGCCAGATGATAGTTTATCCGCAGGGTTAGTGGACTGTTTACTTCCTGATCTCTGTGAATCAGCagcccagagagagaaagagagacaactTTCAATCGCAGAACAAGGATGCAATCACATAGTTCACACATCGTCAATGGCAAGTCAAAGTTCTTTTGCTAAATACTTAGCAatgattaatatttagaattataAATCTTGACAACTAAGCAATCTTTTAGTGCCCAGGGTACTCTAAATACAGAGATAACCTTTCTTCCGACCTATAACGTTCCAATAGGATAAaaagttggtttttcttttcactttctgctTTAAGAGATTATCAGAAAATATAGCTGAAAAAATATGCGTGATGAGATTAAACTAATAAATCTGTTTCCAAAAAAGAAGTTATCTCTCTCTTGTTCCATATCTACACTACTCATtagcaagaaaaattaaacaattagCACATAAACCTGAAGACAGCAGGGCAAAGGATAACCGCACGGAAATGCAGAGAAGCTAAATATTTTGAAACGGAATCCCTCCCAACTTTGGACAGCCAATAAGAAGGTGAAGATGGCCTCTTCGGACCAATTAGAAGGTGTTCCGGGTTCCCACCCACCCAACAGGAAACGAGCCAATCAAGACGCAGGTCCACCAACTTAGGAGGCCGTCGCCAAGTCCCAAGGAGGGGGGGAGACATTCGGCCTGAAACACCCTCCTCCACCCAGAGCTCCTGGTGGGGCTGGATTTCTGGTTATGAGCGTGTTGCTCAGCCCAGGGCAACGTTACAGAATGCCCAAACTCTCTGGACTTCGGCCCCGCGCCCCCTACCCTTACCGTTCCGGAGCTGCCGGCCCCGGCTGCGGCCGCCGTGTCGGCCATCTTGCTCTGGCGTCCTGTGCGCGAGCGCGGGGCGGGATGGGACTTGTAGTCGCGGGGCGGGGAGTCGGTGAGGGGCGGGGCGACGCGCGCCCCCCAGGTTTTCAGAAGTCCTGtcggggtgggggcaggggtgggggaaccTCGATGACCCTCGGCTTACGTGACTTTTGTGAGAAAATTATTCTAGGGACCTTCGGTGGGCTAAGGAATAGGCCAGGAAAACGCACTCTGGGTTTTActgattaaaaatgaattatttaatgtGATCGTTTCTCACGAAGAGCATAATCCTGGAAGGACCCTTGGAAGTCGTCTGAATCCGCAAAGATTTCCAAACTTATCTGATTAGCAACACTTGGTTGGGCCAGCCCCGTCCCGGTGTCTTCACCCTGGGAGAAGGTTTTGTTCTTAACAAGCTCCCCAGGTGGTTCTCCTGAGCCGGTAATTCCAGCCTCATGAATTTGCGGTGATGGCCTCGCGGCCGCCAAGGCCCACTTTAAAGCCGAGCCTAAGGAGCACCTAGTCCGGGTCTTCCGCTACATCTCGCTGCGTTCTCGCTCTCAATTCATCCGCTAGCGTGTGCGGGGCGAGCAGAGAGTCTTGTCCCCTTCCCGCCTCGCTTCCAGGGCGTTGGGTCCACGCGTCCGCGTGTGGTTTTCTCACTCGCCCTTTAGCCCCTCTGCACTGGGGGATCTTCGGGAGGGACCTCGAAGCACCTTATTCGTCCCGCAGGGGAGAATGAGATCACGTCCCGTCACGGTGCTTGGCGTGTAGTCAGAGTTTAGAAATCACGCCTGCTGTTGTTGTTTACTTCCTGTGCAGCGCGTGCCGCAGTTGGAACGCCGAGGGGGCAGAGCCTGGAACCTGCCCCCGCCCCCGGCTGCCCACACCTGAGCCGCGGCGGGCCCCGCCCCCTTAACGGGCACGTGGGGCGGGGTCTGCAGGTCGCGGGTGGCGGGGCGGGGGGCGGCGCCAGGGGTGTCTGGGACCGAGTCTCGGCGGAGCCGAGCACCCAGCCCCTTTGTCTCCCCCGCCCCTTCTTCCCCACTTCCTGCCCAGCTTTAAACTCGGGATCTGCGGCGCTGCGAGAACTTTGTAAACACGCCGCTCCTGCGGGGGTGGACACTAGTTCTCTGGGGGAGCCCAGGGGAGGGGTGCATACTTCTCCCCGCGATTGAGGTTCCGCCACCTCCC contains:
- the Taf8 gene encoding LOW QUALITY PROTEIN: transcription initiation factor TFIID subunit 8 (The sequence of the model RefSeq protein was modified relative to this genomic sequence to represent the inferred CDS: inserted 2 bases in 2 codons; deleted 1 base in 1 codon); amino-acid sequence: MADTAAAAGAGSSGTRSGSKQSTNPADNYHLARRRTLQVVVSSLLTEAGFESAEKASVETLTEMLQSYISEIGRSAKSYCEHTARTQPTLSDIVVTLVEMGFNVDTLPAYAKRSQRMVITAPPVTNQPVTPKALTAGQNRPHPPHIPSHFPEFPDPHTYIKTPTYRKPVSDYXVLREKAAXQRRDVERALTRFMAKTGETQSLFKDDVSTFPLIAARPFTIPYLTALLPSELEMQQMEETDSSEQDEQTDTENLALHISTDDSGAEKENTSVLQQNPSLSGSRNGEENIIDNPYLRPVKKPKIRRKKSLS